One Algibacter sp. L3A6 genomic region harbors:
- a CDS encoding outer membrane beta-barrel protein has protein sequence MKHKILALTAVVMSGLAYAQVQVSVSTGYAFASAGMKLGETVNVSETGNSYGSYGEGANVQIRGTYFFNESFGADLSFGYLQGTDQTVSEVNTPSTDINAVARARAFGASTSVVYKFTNNIYGRFGALLKLGGKTEAVVYRKAVFSEAEADAFGVPEGSYSETNYTEDFHGHFPLGFVGALGYKFDLDSNFSLFVEAEYYGISLKRKDSELAEFNTNIVLPDGTVAVEGFYSLDNLPDGTVRKTTYVDNLSNTNTDDSKKLSQKVPYSSFGINFGITYKFKKRAYK, from the coding sequence ATGAAACATAAAATTTTAGCACTTACAGCTGTTGTAATGAGCGGTTTGGCTTATGCCCAAGTTCAGGTTTCGGTGAGTACAGGTTACGCCTTTGCTAGTGCAGGAATGAAATTAGGAGAAACGGTAAACGTTTCGGAAACAGGGAACTCTTACGGGAGTTATGGCGAAGGAGCCAATGTGCAGATAAGAGGAACTTACTTTTTTAATGAGTCTTTCGGTGCCGATTTAAGTTTTGGGTATTTACAAGGTACAGACCAAACGGTATCTGAGGTTAATACGCCTAGTACCGATATAAATGCCGTGGCTAGAGCCCGTGCTTTTGGAGCATCGACATCTGTGGTGTATAAATTTACTAATAACATTTACGGTCGTTTTGGAGCCTTATTAAAATTAGGCGGAAAAACGGAAGCTGTGGTGTATAGAAAAGCGGTGTTTTCGGAAGCTGAAGCCGATGCTTTTGGTGTGCCAGAGGGATCGTATTCTGAAACGAATTACACTGAAGATTTTCACGGGCATTTTCCGTTAGGTTTTGTTGGTGCTTTGGGTTATAAATTCGATTTAGATTCTAATTTCAGTTTGTTTGTAGAGGCCGAATATTACGGTATTAGTTTAAAGCGTAAAGACTCGGAACTTGCTGAGTTTAATACCAATATTGTACTGCCTGATGGAACGGTTGCTGTAGAGGGTTTTTACTCGCTAGATAACTTACCAGATGGTACGGTTAGAAAAACAACGTATGTCGATAATTTATCGAATACCAATACCGATGATTCTAAAAAGCTATCTCAAAAGGTGCCATATTCTTCTTTCGGAATTAACTTTGGTATTACTTATAAGTTTAAAAAACGTGCCTATAAATAG
- a CDS encoding SH3 domain-containing protein, translated as MKNVQNSILGLCLVAMSTMFGQTEPQVNFATATPSTTVSKVTYEYLLADHVYLRENPSIKGKAVALLPIGTKMVIEEKSEREDTLDGIKSNWYRVSIGNDSGWVWGGLIAQKTFGSEASHNVKFAYGFESATVNEAGEIEQKHQLRAFKNGVQIDKIVFNGHQSKALEMKNIGNKGLFNVEDIIALDIPATEGNENKGKMYIFWNNGKFTNVASLIDHCDTSYSKTESFVFPSDMEGVKSRLVLETFITDHKTIAKNETAKEDKKLIISEYKWNGYKLVKVEDTPESTEDLVASEHLDPINF; from the coding sequence ATGAAAAATGTACAAAACAGTATCCTAGGATTATGCCTAGTAGCAATGTCAACCATGTTTGGCCAAACAGAACCACAAGTAAATTTTGCAACAGCAACACCAAGTACCACGGTAAGCAAAGTAACTTATGAATACTTACTTGCAGACCACGTTTACTTACGTGAAAATCCATCTATAAAGGGAAAGGCAGTAGCATTATTACCTATTGGAACCAAAATGGTTATAGAAGAAAAAAGTGAACGTGAAGATACCTTAGATGGTATTAAAAGCAACTGGTATCGCGTAAGTATAGGTAACGACTCTGGTTGGGTTTGGGGCGGTTTAATAGCTCAAAAAACCTTTGGGAGTGAAGCAAGCCACAACGTAAAATTTGCTTATGGTTTTGAAAGCGCTACCGTAAATGAAGCAGGCGAAATTGAACAAAAACATCAATTAAGAGCTTTTAAAAACGGCGTTCAAATTGATAAAATTGTTTTCAACGGACATCAATCTAAAGCTTTAGAAATGAAAAATATTGGAAACAAAGGCTTGTTTAATGTTGAAGATATTATCGCTCTTGATATTCCTGCTACCGAAGGAAATGAAAATAAAGGCAAAATGTACATTTTTTGGAATAACGGAAAATTTACAAACGTAGCCAGTTTAATAGATCACTGCGATACATCTTACAGTAAAACAGAATCTTTTGTTTTTCCATCAGATATGGAAGGTGTAAAAAGCAGATTGGTTTTAGAAACCTTTATTACAGATCATAAAACAATAGCTAAAAATGAAACCGCTAAGGAAGATAAAAAACTAATTATTAGTGAGTATAAATGGAATGGATACAAATTAGTTAAAGTTGAGGATACGCCAGAAAGCACGGAAGATTTAGTAGCTAGTGAGCATTTAGATCCTATTAATTTCTAA
- a CDS encoding DUF6789 family protein, which yields MNKTISKSVFAGIIATAAMTIIMLMAPNIGMPEMAPWKILSSALIVSLVEGWILHFVMGILLAFGYSYVFAPSVNIQNTWIKGVVFGIAAVVVAQIGMKLMGIVFEMPPMDGSMPMRLIAMLIGHIVFGIVTVKIIGK from the coding sequence ATGAATAAAACTATTTCAAAATCAGTATTCGCAGGTATTATAGCAACCGCAGCCATGACAATTATTATGCTTATGGCTCCAAACATAGGGATGCCCGAAATGGCGCCTTGGAAAATACTATCAAGTGCATTGATTGTTTCCTTAGTAGAAGGCTGGATTTTACACTTTGTGATGGGCATACTTTTAGCTTTTGGTTATAGCTATGTTTTTGCACCGAGTGTTAACATACAAAACACTTGGATAAAAGGTGTTGTATTTGGTATTGCTGCTGTGGTGGTTGCCCAAATTGGTATGAAATTAATGGGGATTGTTTTCGAAATGCCACCTATGGATGGTAGCATGCCTATGCGATTAATAGCCATGCTTATTGGACATATTGTATTTGGTATTGTAACCGTTAAAATAATAGGAAAATAA
- a CDS encoding VIT and vWA domain-containing protein produces MKYLVTLLLFCSISLGFAQNNDSPYLSVSTKDAVISLKSSKTAVEISGTIAHVKLTQVYQNKGESPIEAKYVFPLSTQAAVHKMQMTVGNRIIKAKIFEKQEAQKVYETAVKEGKRAAKLDQHRPNVFLMNVGNIMPNDEITIAIYYTELLVPINGTYQFVAPAVVGPRFTGESEHSEAAFNSPYTSKGAASTFDYDIKVSLNAGMIIQNINSSSHQVNINYPDPKTAEIFLSKSNKNPGNRDFILDYNLRGKSIQSGLLLYEHGDENFFALQMEPTNKINFKDIPSREYLFIVDVSGSMNGYPLEVSKELMRNLLCDLRATDTFNVQLFASSSTVFSTNSVEVNEKNIEAAILFLSEGQGGGGTELLSALKLAYKLPRKDPSSARSMVVITDGYVSIEKEAFELIKKNLDQANVFTFGIGSSVNRYLIEGMAKVSNSESFIATSKTEALETAKAFKNYIETPLLTQVKLKAKGFEIYKMAPNSIPDVFAARPVLVYGKYHGKPEGSIIITGYQGKKKFKQEFKVSSKNVSAKNKALRYLWARKKIEELDDYNKLFSDDVKQDVIDLGIKYNLVTNYTSFVAVDETIVNEDGTLETIKQPLPMPKNVNNSAVGAEAEVSKKTTFKKSFSITINENLLKIDKRKIKMEFKALYTTLVTKYLKQYDSLRIKFNAEGEITEIEVLDHGTWVYASSVFKEFTGLSVKTLNVSRSITLTLKR; encoded by the coding sequence ATGAAATACTTAGTTACACTCTTACTTTTTTGTTCCATCTCTTTAGGCTTTGCTCAAAATAATGATAGTCCATATTTATCAGTTTCAACTAAAGATGCTGTAATTTCTTTAAAATCATCTAAGACAGCAGTCGAAATTTCAGGAACTATAGCTCATGTTAAGCTTACTCAAGTCTATCAAAATAAAGGGGAATCGCCCATAGAAGCTAAATATGTTTTTCCGTTGTCTACTCAAGCCGCAGTACATAAAATGCAGATGACGGTTGGCAATCGTATTATAAAGGCTAAAATTTTTGAGAAACAAGAAGCTCAAAAAGTATATGAAACGGCTGTAAAAGAAGGAAAACGAGCAGCTAAACTAGACCAACACAGACCTAATGTTTTCCTAATGAATGTGGGGAATATTATGCCTAACGATGAAATTACTATTGCTATCTATTATACCGAATTATTAGTTCCTATTAATGGCACTTATCAATTTGTAGCTCCAGCAGTAGTTGGTCCAAGATTTACAGGAGAAAGCGAACATTCAGAAGCTGCTTTTAATTCGCCATATACTTCAAAAGGAGCGGCAAGTACTTTTGATTATGATATTAAAGTATCACTTAATGCTGGCATGATTATTCAAAATATAAATAGCAGCAGCCACCAAGTAAATATTAATTATCCAGATCCAAAAACAGCCGAAATATTTTTATCAAAAAGTAATAAAAACCCTGGGAACAGAGATTTTATTTTAGACTATAACCTTCGTGGCAAAAGTATACAATCTGGTTTATTGTTATATGAACATGGCGATGAGAACTTCTTTGCGCTACAAATGGAACCAACAAACAAAATTAATTTTAAAGATATTCCATCTAGAGAATACCTTTTTATTGTTGATGTTTCGGGTTCTATGAACGGTTATCCTTTAGAAGTTTCAAAAGAACTCATGAGAAATTTACTTTGTGATCTTAGAGCTACAGATACTTTTAACGTTCAGTTATTTGCTTCTAGCTCTACTGTTTTCAGTACAAATTCAGTTGAAGTCAATGAAAAAAATATAGAAGCTGCTATTCTTTTTCTTTCTGAAGGACAAGGCGGAGGCGGTACAGAGTTGCTTAGCGCATTAAAATTAGCATACAAACTACCAAGAAAAGATCCAAGCAGTGCGCGTTCAATGGTTGTAATAACAGACGGTTATGTAAGTATAGAAAAGGAAGCTTTCGAGCTTATTAAAAAGAATCTAGATCAAGCCAATGTATTCACTTTTGGAATAGGTTCTAGCGTAAATCGATATTTAATAGAAGGTATGGCCAAGGTTTCTAATAGCGAGTCTTTTATAGCCACCTCAAAAACAGAAGCTTTAGAAACAGCAAAAGCTTTTAAAAATTATATAGAAACCCCTTTATTAACACAAGTAAAACTTAAAGCCAAAGGGTTTGAAATCTACAAGATGGCTCCAAACAGTATTCCTGATGTTTTTGCTGCTAGACCTGTGCTTGTTTATGGAAAATACCATGGTAAACCAGAAGGCAGCATAATAATTACTGGTTATCAAGGTAAGAAAAAATTCAAACAAGAATTCAAGGTCTCTTCTAAGAATGTAAGCGCTAAAAACAAAGCTTTACGCTATTTATGGGCAAGAAAAAAAATTGAAGAACTAGACGATTATAATAAGTTGTTTTCGGATGATGTCAAGCAAGATGTTATAGACTTAGGAATAAAATACAATCTAGTAACCAATTACACTTCTTTTGTAGCTGTAGATGAAACCATTGTTAACGAGGATGGCACATTAGAAACGATAAAACAACCGCTTCCAATGCCTAAAAACGTAAATAATTCGGCTGTTGGAGCAGAAGCAGAAGTCTCTAAAAAAACCACATTCAAAAAGTCTTTTTCTATAACAATCAATGAAAACCTATTGAAAATCGATAAAAGAAAGATTAAAATGGAATTTAAAGCATTGTACACAACTTTAGTAACCAAATACTTAAAACAATATGATAGCCTGCGTATTAAATTTAATGCCGAAGGTGAAATTACAGAAATTGAAGTTCTAGATCATGGCACCTGGGTTTATGCTTCATCTGTTTTTAAAGAGTTTACGGGTTTATCTGTAAAAACATTAAATGTGAGTAGAAGTATAACTTTAACCTTAAAAAGATGA
- a CDS encoding LytR/AlgR family response regulator transcription factor yields MLTAIIVEDMIDALQLLKSDLETRHPEVEIIATAQSVVEAAKVLRKKQPDILFLDIMLGDGTGFDILEIFPDLKSKIIFVTASDEFAIRAFKFAAIDYVLKPYAYEELDLAVDRAKKQIQPNKERLTILKETLSAPEQKPDKISLHTLDKIIIVSLDDIIRCESDSNNTIFHLQDKRKVFVTKTLKYFADMLKSYDFIRIHQSHLVNLDYVSEYIKSDGGYLMLKNGENVPVSVRKKTEIIEILDTMHR; encoded by the coding sequence ATGCTTACAGCCATTATTGTAGAAGACATGATTGATGCTTTACAGCTTTTAAAAAGCGATTTAGAAACCAGGCATCCCGAAGTTGAAATTATAGCCACCGCACAAAGTGTTGTAGAAGCAGCAAAGGTTTTACGTAAAAAACAACCCGATATTCTATTTTTAGATATTATGTTAGGCGATGGAACTGGTTTTGATATTCTAGAGATTTTTCCAGATTTAAAATCGAAAATTATCTTTGTAACAGCCAGTGATGAGTTTGCAATTAGAGCCTTTAAATTTGCGGCTATAGATTATGTTTTAAAGCCGTACGCTTACGAGGAATTGGATTTGGCTGTAGATCGCGCTAAAAAGCAAATACAACCTAATAAGGAACGATTAACCATTTTAAAAGAAACACTTTCTGCTCCAGAACAAAAGCCAGATAAAATATCGTTACACACACTAGATAAAATTATTATTGTGAGTTTAGATGATATTATCCGTTGTGAATCTGATAGTAATAATACCATTTTTCATCTTCAAGACAAGCGTAAAGTATTTGTAACCAAAACATTGAAGTATTTTGCAGACATGTTAAAAAGTTACGATTTTATCAGAATTCACCAAAGTCACTTGGTTAATTTAGATTATGTTAGTGAATACATAAAATCCGATGGCGGTTATTTAATGCTGAAAAATGGCGAAAATGTACCGGTTTCTGTTCGGAAGAAAACCGAAATTATTGAGATTTTAGATACGATGCATAGGTGA
- a CDS encoding DEAD/DEAH box helicase, giving the protein MRNEQKNNPNAQLLIKTRKIDSAKDLKKIYEAKGISVGLIHSKNTTKQNEDCLIKCKKGELESLIAVGMIGEGLDIPTLKISVLHDIPRTLPTTIQFIGRISRVHKNQTGNAILIADKNYVKGEVKKLYYFDKSWDELIPGLVEEIVMNSPLFPNSEPSELNPLGISPNDLKPFFSTKIYKTKVGFEFKKGFHKKMPSGIDLVFTHQEDVNSPLILITKHKKTLPWGKDSALFQENYDLHILYLIDDFLFESTTSDLILNYMKSKLFDTKKYKIVPASNIRNGLSDNTIGQYFMVGMSNIYGSGASNPTYKMLMGLEVESAVKHSDGAVFSFGHALSRIDENETRGIAVNNGRIWAIKRKSVKEFSIWCQHIYSLIKLGNNESKIPRMSNLANFKSVEKFEDNPVSIQLDSVCFQMAIVDITKGDKNYESFIPEIIFDNLLNNNKKIECSLIVEKDELAKIHFDFDNEQKWVVNSDTEINIFIDIPDKDPIKTSIEDFINAYPPLIIFQNAKSLRGTTLFEPKIKEQKFDRTLFKAIDGGWDETDIKKEAEEPTEPGKIYNVQQKTIKVITDSSDYLDNDIIVIDDGAGEMADIIWFSVDKKIIHFFHCKYSSTDKSGANMRNITELLQQALRNCIWIRSSFIIKQLLNRVNKTQNSRILEDKYDELNELHDDFIPTDWDYNVYLVQPGLSKSAVFIENMTNVEKLLLILDDRLQSSGCNLKIWASS; this is encoded by the coding sequence TTGAGAAATGAGCAAAAAAATAATCCAAATGCTCAATTATTAATCAAAACTAGAAAAATTGATTCAGCAAAAGATTTAAAAAAAATATATGAAGCTAAAGGAATATCGGTTGGTTTAATTCATAGTAAGAATACAACTAAACAGAACGAAGATTGTTTGATTAAGTGTAAAAAAGGCGAATTAGAAAGTTTAATAGCTGTTGGTATGATTGGTGAAGGTTTAGATATACCAACATTGAAAATAAGTGTATTACATGATATACCGAGAACCTTACCTACAACTATTCAATTCATTGGTCGAATTTCAAGAGTACATAAAAATCAAACAGGAAATGCAATTTTAATTGCAGATAAAAACTATGTGAAAGGTGAGGTTAAGAAATTATATTATTTTGATAAGTCATGGGATGAATTAATTCCTGGTTTAGTTGAAGAAATTGTTATGAATTCACCTTTATTCCCAAATTCAGAACCAAGTGAGTTAAATCCATTAGGTATATCTCCTAATGATTTAAAACCATTCTTTAGTACCAAAATCTATAAGACAAAAGTTGGTTTTGAATTTAAAAAAGGTTTTCATAAAAAAATGCCTTCAGGAATTGATTTAGTTTTCACTCATCAAGAAGATGTTAATTCTCCTTTGATATTAATTACAAAACATAAGAAAACATTGCCTTGGGGAAAAGATTCAGCCTTATTTCAAGAGAATTATGATTTACATATTTTATATTTAATTGATGATTTTTTATTTGAAAGTACGACTTCTGATTTGATTTTAAACTATATGAAATCTAAACTATTTGACACAAAAAAATATAAAATTGTTCCTGCATCAAATATTAGAAATGGATTAAGTGATAATACTATTGGCCAGTACTTTATGGTTGGTATGTCAAATATTTACGGAAGTGGAGCATCAAATCCAACGTATAAAATGTTAATGGGATTAGAGGTAGAGTCTGCAGTTAAACATTCTGATGGTGCTGTATTTTCTTTTGGTCATGCGTTATCAAGAATAGACGAAAATGAAACTAGAGGTATTGCTGTAAATAATGGTCGAATATGGGCCATTAAAAGAAAAAGTGTTAAAGAATTTTCAATTTGGTGTCAACATATTTATTCACTTATTAAGTTAGGCAATAATGAATCTAAAATTCCTAGAATGTCAAATTTAGCTAATTTTAAATCTGTTGAAAAATTCGAAGATAATCCTGTTTCTATTCAATTAGATAGTGTTTGTTTCCAAATGGCAATAGTTGATATTACAAAAGGTGATAAAAATTATGAAAGTTTTATTCCTGAAATTATTTTTGATAATTTATTAAATAATAATAAAAAAATTGAATGTTCACTTATTGTAGAAAAAGATGAGCTAGCAAAAATTCACTTTGACTTCGACAATGAACAAAAATGGGTTGTTAACTCAGATACAGAAATTAATATATTTATAGATATTCCTGATAAAGACCCAATAAAGACTAGTATTGAAGACTTTATAAATGCATATCCACCATTAATAATATTCCAAAATGCTAAAAGTTTAAGAGGTACTACATTGTTTGAGCCAAAAATTAAGGAACAAAAATTTGATAGGACTTTATTTAAAGCAATAGATGGTGGTTGGGATGAAACGGATATAAAGAAAGAAGCAGAAGAACCTACAGAGCCAGGTAAAATTTATAATGTACAACAAAAGACTATTAAAGTAATAACTGATAGTTCTGATTATCTAGATAATGATATTATAGTTATTGATGATGGAGCAGGAGAAATGGCTGATATAATATGGTTTTCAGTAGATAAAAAAATCATTCACTTTTTTCATTGCAAATATTCTTCTACAGATAAATCAGGAGCAAATATGAGAAATATAACAGAATTATTACAACAGGCATTGAGAAATTGTATTTGGATAAGGTCTAGTTTCATAATTAAACAATTATTGAATAGAGTAAATAAAACTCAAAATTCAAGAATACTAGAGGATAAATATGATGAATTAAATGAATTACATGATGATTTTATTCCTACAGATTGGGATTATAATGTTTATTTGGTTCAACCAGGTCTTTCTAAATCGGCTGTTTTTATAGAGAATATGACAAATGTAGAAAAACTACTTTTAATTTTAGATGATAGGCTTCAAAGTTCAGGGTGTAATCTTAAGATTTGGGCATCTTCTTAA
- a CDS encoding two-component regulator propeller domain-containing protein, with translation MSKKHTTYFLLFLLFVSSIISAQNSQLRSYSIEDGLPQSQVYDIVQDEIGYLWLGTQGGGLCNFDGTNFSVWNENDGLLSNYIHALYTSNDSLYIGTNLGLSIKIKNNFSNFKSPQVNHFYKSEKGLYLGTKQGVYSYSNTKKLKKLSINTDIDSSIVNAIVFDGTFYWIATNTGLWKTNKLEGTGIQIEKIEENNFKSVVYNNHKIFAATYRDGILILDPKGNEAPILLREPLGINAMEIHNKNELWVATDNDGISIIDTQNYAEKRNINKSKGLSVSHIRKTFTDRQSNIWIATSGGGFYKYFQNNFQHFDASSGLKGNRIYAVHHAKNSLWISSSEAGLTQIDTLGIHHIPKIKGFSNIKIKTITSDDYGNIWAGSDGNGVLLRTTKTVDSLVPDYSDSLNVVTKVFTKTVIKNKVLNSENGFPFDWIRKLVKGQNTMWAATYSSGIIQFNYDNERDSLVIKKRYGKKSGITDLYIKDIALDNQNRLWYATQTGLLGYIQDGKQTALGAVLNQQTTIRTLLFHQDKLFLGTAGKGIWVSEISDNTPIFKPLKGAKKMSSENIYQLIFDNQGYLWAGTERGVDKIQLNQDSDIEDIYHFGRNDGFLGIETCLNAVDKDDKGHLWFGALYGLTEYIPSAASKSTLKPEIYFKDVQVAYKSVDTINLKAWTNTNKVLNLTPTQTQLSFAYRSVDIDHPNQIEYRSKLNQNAWSPWSKENKQNFAGLAYGAHQFSVQSRNYRWEESTPIKFNFFIDSPLYKKAAFQWAVIGFALLLLLVLGWLYIRRIRLKNKADKAQLQIKNDLLTLEHKALQLQMNPHFIFNVLNGIKAMAINKPDKMNATINSFATLLRETLNNSRKDQITLGQEIKTIRHYITVEQLMAAKPFTFTITSNCELDPEEILVPPMLIQPFVENAIRHGILKGDKAGVLQIEFNTTEHYLHCTVIDNGIGIFKSQETKIKTDHQSMALTVTKERLTSISGENALQITEIKNDDGTIGGTNITFKIPLLTDY, from the coding sequence TTGAGCAAAAAACACACTACATATTTTCTTTTATTCCTACTTTTTGTAAGCTCCATAATTAGCGCGCAAAACAGTCAATTACGATCGTATTCCATAGAAGATGGTTTACCACAATCTCAAGTATACGATATTGTTCAAGATGAAATTGGTTACTTATGGTTAGGCACACAAGGAGGCGGACTTTGTAATTTTGATGGCACCAATTTTTCTGTTTGGAACGAGAATGATGGACTACTTTCCAATTATATTCATGCGTTATACACGAGTAATGATAGCCTATATATTGGAACAAATCTCGGGTTATCTATTAAAATAAAAAATAACTTTTCAAACTTTAAAAGTCCGCAAGTCAATCATTTTTATAAATCAGAAAAAGGACTTTATCTAGGAACAAAACAAGGGGTATACAGTTATTCTAACACCAAAAAACTAAAAAAACTAAGCATAAACACAGACATTGATTCCAGTATAGTAAACGCTATTGTTTTCGATGGTACGTTTTATTGGATAGCAACTAACACCGGACTTTGGAAAACAAATAAGCTTGAGGGCACGGGCATCCAAATAGAAAAAATTGAAGAAAACAATTTCAAATCTGTAGTTTATAATAACCATAAAATATTTGCAGCAACTTATAGAGATGGTATTTTAATACTAGATCCAAAAGGTAATGAAGCACCTATTTTATTACGAGAACCACTTGGTATTAATGCCATGGAAATTCATAATAAAAATGAATTATGGGTGGCAACAGATAATGATGGCATAAGCATTATAGATACCCAAAATTATGCCGAAAAAAGAAACATAAACAAATCCAAAGGGCTTTCGGTTTCTCATATTAGAAAAACGTTTACCGATAGACAATCTAATATTTGGATCGCCACATCTGGCGGTGGTTTTTATAAATATTTCCAAAATAATTTTCAACATTTCGATGCATCATCGGGCTTAAAAGGTAATCGTATTTATGCTGTACATCATGCAAAAAATAGCCTTTGGATATCGAGTTCCGAAGCTGGTTTAACACAAATAGATACGTTAGGGATTCATCATATTCCTAAAATTAAAGGCTTTTCGAATATAAAAATAAAGACCATAACTAGTGACGATTATGGAAATATTTGGGCCGGATCCGACGGTAATGGTGTACTTTTAAGAACCACGAAAACCGTAGATAGTTTAGTTCCCGATTATAGCGATTCTTTAAACGTTGTCACAAAAGTATTCACCAAAACAGTAATTAAAAACAAGGTTCTAAATTCAGAAAACGGATTTCCATTCGATTGGATTCGTAAGCTTGTTAAAGGACAAAACACCATGTGGGCAGCAACTTATTCTAGTGGTATTATACAGTTTAATTACGATAATGAAAGGGATAGTTTAGTTATCAAAAAAAGATATGGTAAAAAATCTGGCATCACCGATTTATACATAAAAGACATCGCATTAGATAACCAAAACAGATTATGGTACGCCACACAAACAGGTCTTTTAGGTTATATTCAAGATGGCAAACAAACAGCTTTAGGAGCTGTTTTAAATCAGCAAACGACTATAAGAACGTTGTTGTTTCATCAAGATAAATTGTTTCTAGGAACAGCCGGAAAAGGTATTTGGGTTTCAGAAATTAGCGATAACACCCCAATTTTCAAACCTTTAAAAGGAGCGAAAAAAATGTCTTCAGAAAATATATATCAATTAATATTTGATAATCAAGGTTATTTATGGGCAGGCACAGAACGCGGTGTAGATAAAATTCAATTAAACCAAGATAGCGATATTGAAGACATCTATCATTTTGGAAGAAACGATGGTTTTCTAGGTATAGAAACTTGTTTAAATGCCGTAGATAAAGATGATAAAGGCCACCTTTGGTTTGGTGCGCTTTATGGCTTAACCGAATACATACCAAGTGCTGCTAGCAAAAGTACTTTAAAACCCGAAATCTATTTTAAAGATGTGCAAGTTGCTTATAAAAGTGTCGATACTATAAACCTAAAGGCTTGGACTAATACAAACAAAGTTCTAAACTTAACCCCAACCCAAACTCAATTAAGTTTTGCCTATAGAAGTGTGGATATCGATCATCCAAATCAAATAGAATATCGGTCTAAATTAAACCAAAACGCGTGGAGCCCGTGGTCTAAAGAGAACAAACAAAACTTTGCAGGTTTAGCTTATGGTGCGCATCAATTTTCTGTACAATCTAGAAATTACAGATGGGAGGAAAGCACACCCATAAAATTCAATTTTTTTATCGATAGTCCGTTATACAAAAAAGCAGCATTCCAATGGGCTGTAATAGGCTTTGCTCTCTTGCTTTTATTAGTTTTAGGTTGGCTATACATTAGAAGAATAAGATTAAAAAACAAAGCGGATAAAGCACAATTGCAAATAAAAAACGACCTGCTTACTTTAGAACATAAGGCGTTGCAATTGCAAATGAATCCGCATTTTATCTTTAATGTACTAAATGGTATAAAAGCCATGGCCATTAACAAACCAGATAAAATGAATGCCACAATAAATAGTTTTGCAACCTTACTTAGAGAAACGCTAAATAACTCCAGAAAAGACCAGATTACTTTAGGGCAAGAAATTAAAACCATACGCCATTATATTACCGTAGAGCAGTTAATGGCAGCAAAACCGTTTACGTTTACAATTACCAGTAACTGCGAACTCGATCCAGAAGAAATACTTGTGCCACCCATGTTAATTCAGCCTTTTGTAGAAAACGCAATTCGCCATGGTATTTTAAAAGGCGACAAAGCAGGAGTGCTTCAAATTGAATTTAATACTACCGAACATTATTTGCATTGTACAGTAATCGATAATGGTATTGGTATTTTTAAATCTCAGGAGACAAAAATAAAAACAGACCATCAATCTATGGCGCTTACTGTTACAAAAGAGCGTTTAACATCCATTTCGGGCGAAAATGCACTGCAGATTACCGAAATTAAAAATGATGATGGTACTATTGGCGGAACAAATATTACTTTTAAAATTCCTTTATTAACAGATTATTAG